A single genomic interval of Parvularcula marina harbors:
- the rpsJ gene encoding 30S ribosomal protein S10: protein MMQQNIRIRLKAFDHRVLDSSAVEIVNTAKRTGAQVRGPIPLPTHIDRYTVLRSPHVNKKSREQFEMRTHKRVLDIVDPTPQTIDALMKLDLSAGVDVEIKLGA from the coding sequence CTGATGCAACAGAATATTCGGATACGGCTGAAGGCGTTCGATCACCGCGTGCTGGACAGCTCCGCGGTTGAGATCGTCAACACGGCCAAGCGCACAGGCGCACAGGTTCGCGGGCCGATCCCGCTGCCGACCCACATTGACCGGTATACGGTGCTTCGCTCGCCGCACGTCAATAAGAAATCCCGTGAACAGTTCGAGATGCGCACGCACAAGCGTGTCCTCGATATTGTTGACCCGACCCCGCAGACGATCGACGCGCTGATGAAGCTCGACCTGTCGGCCGGCGTCGATGTCGAGATCAAGCTGGGGGCGTAA
- the rpoC gene encoding DNA-directed RNA polymerase subunit beta' — translation MSQELANVFNPLAAPQTFNQIRISLASPEKILSWSFGEIKKPETINYRTFKPERDGLFCARIFGPVKDYECLCGKYKRMKYKGVVCEKCGVEVTLSKVRRERMGHIELASPVAHIWFLKSLPSRISTFLDMTLKDVERVLYFEHYIVIEPGLTPLEQHQLLTEEEYMEAQEQYGEDSFTAGIGAEAIREILGNMDLEAVTEQLRVEIKESTSELKPKKLAKRLKLIEAFMQSGNKPEWMIMTVVPVIPPELRPLVPLDGGRFATSDLNDLYRRVINRNNRLKRLMELRAPDIIVRNEKRMLQEAVDALFDNGRRGRVITGTNKRPLKSLSDMLKGKQGRFRQNLLGKRVDYSGRSVIVVGPDLKLHECGLPKKMALELFKPFIYSRLDAKGLSATVKQAKKLVEKERPEVWDILDEVIREHPVMLNRAPTLHRLGIQAFEPKLIEGKAINLHPLVCTAFNADFDGDQMAVHVPLSLEAQLEARVLMMSSNNILSPANGKPIIVPSQDIVLGLYYITIEKENEPGEGMVFGDMAEIEHALEAGVVSLHAKIKARWEGLDADGNEIVEIVETTPGRMKVAAVLPRNANVPFSVINKLLTKKAIGGLIDTVYRHTGQKQTVIFADHIMELGFKEACKAGISFGKDDMVIPDTKKAIVEETRSQASEYEQQYADGLITRGEKYNKVVDAWAKCTDRIAEEMMKEISTTKVDPESGRTLEPNSVYMMSHSGARGSPTQMRQLAAMRGLMAKPSGEIIETPIISNFKEGLTVLEYFNSTHGARKGLADTALKTANSGYLTRRLVDVAQDCIVREVDCGTERGITHEAVVDSGEIVLPLSQRILGRTALLDITHPDTGEVLIAAGEQIDEVTADTIEQAGIQKVKVRSPLTCETPVGVCATCYGRDLARGEPVNVGEAVGVIAAQSIGEPGTQLTMRTFHVGGTAQVGDVSFIEASHEGTVKLENRNVVKDSSGDHVVMGRNTLIKIVDQNDNDLASFKVTYGTKLRVDEGDKVERGQRLADWDPYTQPIITEVAGKVSYEDLVENVSFQNVADEATGLSSKVVSDWRSNPRGADLRPAISIRAGDGDVMKLQSTGGDARYLLPVSAILSVDNGTEIQPGDVLARIPTEGAKTRDITGGLPRVAELFEARRPKDHAIIAEIDGRVEFGRDYKNKRRISIVPVDENQEPREYLVPKGKHIAVQEGDFIAKGEYLLDGNPAPHDILDVMGIEALADYLINEIQEVYRLQGVPINDKHIEVIVRQMLQKIEVSDPGDSGFLKDEQVDKVEFDEANVRLEEQGLKPAEGHPILLGITKASLQTRSFISAASFQETTRVLTEAAVNGKVDTLEGLKENVIVGRLIPAGTGGQMAKHQLEADKRDAMLIAEREKREAAALPAPDMSGGEGDADSSEEVAAE, via the coding sequence ATGTCTCAGGAACTAGCTAACGTCTTCAACCCGCTTGCGGCCCCGCAGACGTTCAACCAGATCCGTATCTCGCTCGCGTCACCGGAGAAAATCCTCTCCTGGTCGTTCGGTGAGATCAAGAAACCCGAGACCATCAACTACCGGACATTCAAGCCGGAACGTGACGGCCTGTTCTGTGCCCGGATCTTCGGGCCGGTAAAGGATTATGAGTGCCTGTGCGGCAAGTACAAGCGCATGAAGTACAAAGGCGTCGTCTGCGAGAAATGCGGCGTCGAAGTCACGCTGTCCAAAGTCCGCCGTGAGCGCATGGGCCATATTGAGCTTGCGTCACCGGTTGCTCACATCTGGTTCCTCAAATCGCTTCCGTCCCGGATTTCGACCTTCCTCGACATGACGCTCAAAGATGTCGAGCGCGTGCTCTATTTCGAGCATTACATCGTCATCGAACCGGGCCTCACCCCGCTCGAGCAGCACCAGCTCCTCACCGAAGAGGAGTATATGGAAGCGCAGGAGCAATATGGTGAGGACAGCTTCACCGCCGGTATCGGCGCCGAAGCCATCCGTGAGATCCTTGGCAATATGGACCTCGAAGCTGTCACCGAACAGCTCCGTGTCGAGATCAAGGAATCAACTTCCGAGCTGAAGCCGAAGAAACTCGCAAAACGCCTCAAGCTGATCGAAGCCTTCATGCAATCGGGCAACAAGCCAGAATGGATGATCATGACGGTCGTGCCGGTCATTCCGCCGGAACTGCGTCCGCTCGTGCCGCTCGATGGTGGCCGCTTTGCGACGTCCGACCTCAACGACCTCTATCGCCGCGTCATCAACCGGAACAACCGCCTGAAGCGCCTTATGGAGCTTCGTGCACCGGACATCATTGTGCGGAACGAAAAGCGGATGCTGCAGGAAGCTGTTGATGCGCTGTTTGACAATGGCCGTCGGGGCCGGGTCATCACGGGCACCAACAAGCGTCCGCTCAAATCGCTGTCAGACATGCTGAAAGGCAAGCAGGGCCGGTTCCGTCAGAACCTGCTCGGTAAGCGCGTCGACTATTCTGGCCGGTCGGTCATCGTGGTCGGCCCGGACCTGAAGCTGCATGAATGCGGCCTGCCGAAGAAAATGGCGCTCGAACTCTTCAAGCCGTTCATCTATTCGCGCCTCGACGCGAAGGGCCTCTCGGCCACGGTGAAACAGGCGAAAAAGCTCGTCGAGAAAGAGCGCCCGGAAGTCTGGGACATCCTCGATGAGGTCATCCGGGAGCACCCGGTCATGCTCAACCGCGCGCCGACGCTTCACCGTCTTGGCATTCAGGCGTTCGAGCCCAAGCTGATCGAAGGCAAGGCCATCAACCTGCACCCGCTCGTCTGTACGGCCTTCAACGCCGACTTTGACGGCGACCAGATGGCTGTTCACGTGCCGCTGTCGCTCGAAGCGCAGCTTGAAGCCCGTGTGCTGATGATGTCGTCGAACAACATCCTCTCACCGGCCAACGGTAAGCCGATCATCGTGCCGTCCCAGGATATCGTCCTTGGGCTCTACTACATCACGATCGAGAAAGAGAACGAGCCGGGCGAGGGCATGGTCTTTGGCGACATGGCCGAGATCGAGCACGCGCTCGAAGCCGGGGTCGTCTCTCTGCACGCCAAGATCAAGGCGCGCTGGGAAGGTCTTGATGCTGACGGCAATGAGATCGTGGAAATCGTTGAGACGACACCGGGCCGCATGAAGGTTGCCGCTGTCCTGCCGCGTAACGCCAATGTACCGTTCTCGGTCATCAACAAACTGCTGACCAAGAAAGCCATCGGTGGGCTGATCGATACGGTCTACCGTCACACTGGCCAGAAACAGACTGTCATCTTCGCTGACCACATCATGGAGCTGGGCTTCAAGGAAGCGTGCAAGGCGGGCATCTCGTTCGGCAAGGACGACATGGTCATCCCGGACACCAAGAAAGCCATCGTCGAAGAGACGCGGTCGCAGGCGTCTGAATATGAACAGCAATATGCGGACGGCCTCATCACCCGCGGTGAGAAGTACAACAAGGTTGTCGACGCCTGGGCGAAGTGTACGGACCGTATTGCCGAAGAGATGATGAAGGAAATCTCGACCACCAAGGTCGATCCTGAATCCGGCCGCACGTTGGAGCCGAACTCGGTCTATATGATGTCCCACTCCGGGGCCCGTGGTTCACCCACCCAGATGCGTCAGCTCGCCGCCATGCGCGGCCTGATGGCCAAGCCGTCGGGCGAGATCATCGAAACGCCGATTATCTCGAACTTTAAAGAAGGCCTGACCGTGCTCGAGTACTTCAACTCGACCCACGGCGCCCGGAAGGGTCTGGCCGACACCGCACTGAAAACGGCGAACTCGGGTTATCTCACCCGTCGTCTCGTTGACGTTGCGCAGGACTGTATCGTCCGTGAGGTCGATTGCGGTACTGAGCGCGGCATCACGCATGAGGCGGTCGTTGATTCAGGTGAGATCGTCCTGCCGCTCAGCCAGCGTATCCTTGGCCGTACGGCGCTCCTCGACATCACTCATCCGGATACGGGTGAGGTGCTCATCGCTGCTGGTGAGCAGATCGACGAGGTGACTGCTGACACGATCGAGCAGGCCGGCATCCAGAAGGTCAAAGTCCGCTCGCCGCTGACTTGTGAGACGCCGGTCGGCGTCTGCGCCACCTGCTATGGCCGCGACCTTGCGCGCGGTGAGCCGGTCAACGTCGGTGAAGCCGTCGGGGTCATCGCGGCCCAGTCGATCGGTGAACCTGGCACGCAGCTCACCATGCGGACCTTCCACGTTGGCGGCACCGCGCAGGTTGGCGACGTCTCCTTCATCGAGGCGAGCCATGAAGGCACGGTCAAGCTTGAGAACCGGAATGTCGTTAAAGACTCCTCCGGCGACCACGTCGTCATGGGCCGGAACACGCTGATCAAGATCGTCGACCAGAACGACAATGATCTGGCGAGCTTCAAGGTCACCTACGGCACCAAGCTGCGGGTTGATGAAGGCGACAAGGTCGAGCGCGGCCAGCGTCTTGCCGACTGGGACCCCTATACCCAGCCGATCATCACCGAGGTTGCCGGTAAGGTCTCCTATGAGGATCTCGTTGAGAACGTCTCGTTCCAGAACGTGGCGGACGAGGCGACGGGCCTGTCCTCGAAGGTTGTCTCTGACTGGCGGTCGAACCCGCGTGGCGCTGACTTACGTCCGGCCATCTCCATCCGTGCCGGTGACGGCGATGTGATGAAGCTGCAGTCGACGGGCGGCGATGCTCGTTACCTGCTGCCGGTCTCGGCCATTCTGTCCGTGGACAATGGCACCGAGATCCAGCCGGGCGACGTGCTTGCGCGTATCCCGACCGAAGGCGCCAAGACCCGCGACATCACCGGTGGTCTGCCGCGCGTTGCGGAACTCTTCGAAGCCCGCCGGCCGAAAGATCACGCGATCATCGCGGAGATCGACGGTCGGGTCGAATTCGGCCGCGACTACAAGAACAAGCGCCGTATCTCGATCGTCCCGGTCGATGAGAATCAGGAGCCGCGCGAATATCTCGTCCCGAAAGGCAAGCACATTGCCGTTCAGGAAGGGGATTTCATTGCCAAAGGGGAATACCTCCTCGACGGTAATCCGGCCCCGCACGATATTCTCGACGTCATGGGCATCGAGGCACTGGCTGACTATCTCATCAATGAGATCCAGGAAGTCTATCGACTGCAGGGCGTGCCGATCAACGACAAGCACATCGAAGTGATTGTCCGCCAGATGCTGCAGAAGATCGAAGTGTCCGATCCGGGCGATTCGGGCTTCCTGAAAGACGAGCAGGTCGACAAGGTCGAGTTCGACGAGGCGAATGTCCGTCTCGAAGAGCAGGGCCTGAAACCCGCCGAAGGTCATCCGATCCTGCTCGGGATCACCAAGGCCTCGCTGCAGACCCGCTCCTTCATCTCGGCGGCATCCTTCCAGGAGACGACCCGCGTCCTCACCGAGGCGGCCGTCAACGGCAAGGTCGATACGCTCGAAGGCCTCAAGGAGAACGTCATTGTGGGCCGGCTTATCCCGGCTGGGACGGGCGGCCAGATGGCCAAGCACCAGCTCGAAGCCGACAAGCGCGATGCCATGCTCATTGCAGAGCGCGAGAAGCGCGAAGCGGCGGCCCTGCCTGCCCCCGACATGTCGGGCGGCGAGGGCGATGCCGATTCTTCAGAGGAAGTGGCCGCCGAATAA
- the rpsG gene encoding 30S ribosomal protein S7, producing MSRRRKAEKRPVNPDPKFHDQTVSKFMNYVMLDGKKSAAEKIVYGAFDRVEEKLKRPPLELFREALDNVTPSVEVRSRRVGGATYQVPVEVRPDRKLALAMRWLITAARNRNEPTMVDRLSGELMDASQNRGSAVKKREDTHKMADANRAFSHYRW from the coding sequence ATGTCCCGTCGGAGAAAAGCAGAGAAACGTCCGGTCAACCCCGACCCCAAGTTTCACGACCAGACTGTTTCCAAATTCATGAATTACGTCATGCTCGACGGCAAGAAATCTGCCGCCGAGAAAATTGTTTATGGCGCTTTCGATCGCGTCGAAGAGAAGCTGAAGCGCCCGCCGCTCGAGCTCTTCCGCGAAGCCCTCGACAATGTGACGCCGTCCGTTGAGGTCCGTTCCCGCCGTGTTGGTGGTGCGACCTATCAGGTGCCGGTTGAAGTCCGTCCTGACCGCAAGCTGGCTCTTGCCATGCGCTGGCTGATCACGGCCGCCCGGAACCGCAACGAGCCGACCATGGTCGACCGTCTCTCCGGTGAGCTGATGGACGCAAGCCAGAACCGCGGTTCGGCTGTCAAGAAACGTGAAGACACGCACAAGATGGCTGATGCCAACCGGGCGTTCTCGCATTACCGCTGGTAG
- the rpsL gene encoding 30S ribosomal protein S12, producing the protein MPTIQQLIRKPRKPKRKINKVPHLQGNPQKRGVCTRVYTTTPKKPNSALRKVAKVRLTNGFEVISYIPGEGHNLQEHSVVLIRGGRVKDLPGVRYHVLRGVLDTQGVKDRKQRRSKYGAKRPK; encoded by the coding sequence ATGCCGACGATTCAACAGCTGATCCGCAAGCCGCGCAAGCCGAAGCGGAAGATCAACAAGGTCCCTCATCTGCAGGGCAACCCGCAAAAACGCGGGGTGTGCACACGCGTCTATACGACGACCCCGAAAAAGCCGAACTCGGCTCTTCGGAAAGTCGCCAAGGTCCGGCTGACCAATGGCTTTGAAGTCATCAGCTACATCCCGGGTGAAGGCCATAACCTGCAGGAACACTCCGTGGTCCTCATTCGTGGTGGCCGGGTCAAAGACCTTCCGGGTGTCCGTTACCACGTGCTTCGCGGTGTTCTCGATACCCAAGGGGTCAAGGACCGTAAGCAACGTCGCTCGAAATACGGCGCCAAGCGGCCCAAGTAA
- the fusA gene encoding elongation factor G: protein MSREYAIEDYRNFGIMAHIDAGKTTTTERILYYTGKSYKIGEVHDGAATMDWMEQEQERGITITSAATTTFWSGRDGKKRRLNIIDTPGHVDFTIEVERSLRVLDGAVALLDGNAGVEPQTETVWRQGDKYNVPRMFFINKMDKLGANFYTSVDSIHDRLGCKTVVLQLPIGEESDFAGVVDLIEMDAIIWNDESLGASFDRVEIPADLKEKAEEYREKMIETVVELDEAAMEAYLEGEMPDNDKIRELIRIGTINVDFHPVLLGTAFKNKGVQPLLDAIVDFLPSPLDVPAIKGIVPDSEEEVRRKADDGEPLSMLAFKIMNDPFVGTLTFCRIYSGHVEQGDSLLNTVKGKKERVGRMLLMHSNQQEEIKNAYAGDIVAIAGLKDTTTGDTLCVSTKPVILERMEFPEPVISLAVEPKTKADQEKMGIALNRLAAEDPSFRVRTDEESGQTIIAGMGELHLDILVDRMKREFKVEANVGAPQVAYRETITRDADIDYTHKKQSGGSGQFARVKFKVKPGEPGTGFVFNNSIVGGAIPKEFIPGVEKGLKSIQEAGLLVGFPILDFEVDLYDGAFHDVDSSVLAFEIAARGAMREHKSDLGMALLEPVMKVEVVTPDEYTGTVIGDLNSRRGQIQGQEIRGNATVVNAMVPLANMFGYVNNLRSATQGRAQYTMQFDHYERVPNAVAEEVKAKLAG from the coding sequence ATGTCTCGCGAATACGCTATCGAGGATTATCGTAACTTCGGCATCATGGCCCACATTGATGCCGGGAAAACGACGACCACTGAGCGCATCCTCTATTACACCGGCAAGTCCTACAAAATCGGCGAAGTCCATGACGGCGCTGCAACCATGGACTGGATGGAGCAGGAGCAGGAGCGGGGGATCACGATCACCTCAGCTGCGACCACGACTTTCTGGTCGGGCCGCGATGGCAAGAAACGCCGCCTGAACATCATCGACACGCCGGGCCACGTTGACTTCACAATTGAAGTTGAGCGTTCGCTGCGGGTTCTCGACGGCGCTGTTGCGCTGCTTGACGGCAATGCCGGTGTCGAGCCGCAGACCGAAACGGTCTGGCGCCAGGGCGACAAATACAACGTGCCCCGCATGTTCTTCATCAACAAGATGGATAAGCTGGGTGCGAACTTCTACACGTCTGTCGATTCGATTCATGATCGTCTCGGCTGTAAGACTGTCGTTCTTCAGCTGCCGATCGGCGAAGAGTCGGATTTCGCAGGTGTCGTCGATCTCATTGAGATGGACGCGATCATCTGGAATGACGAGTCGCTGGGCGCTTCTTTCGATCGTGTCGAAATTCCAGCCGACCTGAAAGAGAAAGCCGAAGAGTATCGCGAGAAGATGATCGAGACGGTTGTCGAGCTCGATGAGGCGGCCATGGAGGCGTACCTCGAAGGCGAGATGCCGGATAATGACAAGATCCGTGAACTCATCCGCATCGGCACGATCAATGTTGATTTCCACCCCGTCCTTCTTGGCACCGCGTTCAAGAACAAGGGTGTGCAGCCGCTGCTCGATGCGATCGTCGACTTCCTGCCGAGCCCGCTCGATGTGCCGGCGATTAAGGGCATCGTTCCTGACAGTGAAGAAGAAGTCCGCCGCAAGGCCGACGATGGTGAGCCGCTTTCCATGCTCGCCTTCAAGATCATGAACGACCCGTTCGTTGGTACGCTGACCTTCTGCCGGATCTACTCTGGTCACGTTGAGCAGGGCGATTCGCTCCTCAACACCGTGAAAGGCAAGAAAGAGCGTGTTGGCCGGATGCTGCTGATGCACTCGAACCAGCAGGAAGAGATCAAGAACGCTTACGCTGGTGACATCGTCGCTATCGCGGGCCTGAAAGACACGACGACGGGTGACACGCTCTGCGTTTCGACCAAGCCGGTCATTCTTGAGCGCATGGAATTTCCTGAGCCGGTTATCTCGCTGGCAGTCGAGCCGAAAACCAAGGCCGACCAGGAGAAAATGGGTATCGCCCTCAACCGTCTTGCGGCTGAGGATCCGTCCTTCCGCGTCCGTACGGATGAGGAAAGCGGTCAGACGATCATTGCGGGCATGGGCGAGCTTCACCTCGACATCCTCGTTGATCGCATGAAGCGCGAGTTCAAGGTCGAAGCGAATGTCGGCGCCCCACAGGTCGCCTACCGCGAAACCATCACCCGCGATGCGGACATCGATTACACCCACAAGAAACAGTCGGGTGGTTCGGGTCAGTTCGCGCGCGTCAAGTTCAAGGTCAAACCGGGCGAGCCGGGCACGGGCTTCGTGTTCAACAACTCGATCGTCGGTGGCGCTATTCCGAAGGAATTCATTCCGGGCGTCGAAAAAGGCCTCAAATCCATTCAGGAAGCGGGCCTTCTGGTTGGCTTCCCGATCCTCGACTTCGAGGTCGACCTCTATGATGGGGCCTTCCACGACGTCGACTCGTCGGTTCTCGCCTTCGAGATTGCTGCTCGCGGCGCAATGCGTGAGCACAAGAGCGATCTGGGCATGGCATTGCTCGAGCCGGTGATGAAGGTCGAAGTGGTGACGCCGGATGAATATACCGGGACCGTCATCGGTGACCTCAACTCCCGTCGTGGCCAGATCCAGGGCCAGGAGATCCGGGGCAATGCGACTGTGGTGAATGCCATGGTGCCGCTTGCAAACATGTTCGGATATGTGAACAACCTCCGGTCCGCGACGCAGGGCCGGGCGCAGTACACGATGCAGTTCGACCACTATGAGCGCGTGCCCAACGCGGTCGCAGAGGAAGTCAAAGCGAAGCTGGCGGGCTAA
- the tuf gene encoding elongation factor Tu has product MAKEKFERTKPHANIGTIGHVDHGKTTLTAAITKYFGDFKAYDEIDGAPEEKARGITISTAHVEYETDARHYAHVDCPGHADYVKNMITGAAQMDGAILVVNAADGPMPQTREHILLARQVGVPALVVFMNKVDQVDDEELLELVEMEVRELLSSYEFPGDDIPIIKGSALAAMEGRDPEIGENAIKELMAQVDTYIPTPERPVDQSFLMPIEDVFSISGRGTVVTGRVERGVINVGDTIEIVGIRDTQTTTCTGVEMFRKLLDRGEAGDNVGVLLRGIDREGVERGQVLCKPGSVNPHTKFVAEAYILTKEEGGRHTPFFNNYRPQFYFRTTDVTGICTLPEGTEMVMPGDNVNLNVELIVPIAMEEKLRFAIREGGRTVGAGIVSKILE; this is encoded by the coding sequence ATGGCCAAGGAAAAGTTTGAACGTACAAAGCCGCATGCCAACATTGGCACCATCGGCCACGTTGACCATGGCAAGACAACACTGACTGCCGCGATCACCAAATATTTTGGTGACTTCAAGGCTTATGATGAAATCGACGGCGCCCCGGAAGAAAAAGCCCGCGGCATCACGATTTCGACAGCACACGTCGAATATGAAACCGACGCTCGTCACTACGCCCACGTCGACTGCCCGGGCCACGCTGACTACGTCAAAAACATGATCACGGGTGCTGCTCAGATGGACGGCGCGATCCTGGTTGTGAACGCAGCCGACGGCCCGATGCCCCAGACCCGCGAGCACATCCTGCTTGCTCGTCAGGTTGGCGTGCCGGCTCTCGTCGTGTTCATGAACAAAGTTGACCAGGTCGACGACGAAGAGCTCCTCGAGCTCGTCGAGATGGAAGTTCGCGAGCTTCTCAGCTCTTACGAATTCCCGGGCGACGATATTCCGATCATCAAGGGCTCTGCTCTTGCTGCTATGGAAGGCCGCGATCCGGAAATCGGCGAGAACGCCATCAAAGAACTCATGGCTCAAGTCGACACCTACATTCCGACCCCGGAGCGTCCGGTCGATCAGTCCTTCCTGATGCCGATCGAAGACGTCTTCTCGATCTCTGGCCGTGGTACGGTTGTGACCGGCCGTGTCGAGCGTGGCGTCATCAATGTTGGTGACACCATCGAGATCGTTGGTATCCGCGACACGCAAACGACGACCTGTACGGGCGTTGAAATGTTCCGCAAGCTGCTTGATCGCGGTGAAGCTGGTGACAACGTTGGTGTCCTCCTCCGCGGTATCGACCGTGAAGGCGTTGAGCGTGGTCAGGTTCTTTGTAAGCCGGGCTCGGTCAATCCGCACACGAAATTCGTCGCTGAGGCCTACATCCTCACGAAAGAAGAGGGTGGCCGTCACACGCCGTTCTTCAACAACTACCGTCCGCAGTTCTACTTCCGGACGACCGACGTGACCGGCATCTGCACGCTGCCGGAAGGCACCGAGATGGTCATGCCGGGCGATAATGTGAACCTCAATGTCGAGCTGATCGTGCCGATCGCCATGGAAGAGAAGCTCCGCTTCGCTATCCGTGAAGGTGGCCGTACCGTTGGCGCCGGCATCGTCTCGAAAATCCTCGAGTAG